A single genomic interval of Chitinophaga sp. 180180018-3 harbors:
- a CDS encoding phosphoribosyltransferase family protein: MMNTTYSLHKISDPGYFGFSPDDYSRFKFGDEGIAEKFGTSLAEGFIRHHLEGKPVAQYVVVSSPYSFIPTATFAMKNYFVFRVNRWLAEHGFPVLQETKVHRTITYKEDYGELDAEQRLKLIGNDSFHIDKAFLEGKKVLFLDDIRITGGHEKMIMKMVSTYQLTNEIWLLYFAELVNKNIHPNIENYLNYHHVKSIFHLESIIQGERFFINTRLVKYILNYDYESFCIFLQNQSDKFITLLYNMSLGNGYHTIDAYQKNINFIHNYLFNSKHKSIQHGN, from the coding sequence ATGATGAACACCACCTATTCATTGCACAAAATTTCTGATCCCGGCTACTTTGGCTTTAGTCCCGATGACTATAGCCGTTTCAAATTTGGTGACGAAGGAATTGCTGAAAAATTCGGCACCAGCCTGGCAGAAGGATTTATCCGGCACCACCTGGAGGGCAAGCCTGTAGCTCAGTACGTAGTAGTATCCAGCCCCTACTCTTTTATTCCAACTGCCACTTTTGCCATGAAAAACTATTTTGTTTTCCGGGTAAACCGATGGCTGGCGGAACATGGATTTCCGGTATTGCAGGAAACCAAGGTACACCGTACCATTACCTATAAGGAAGACTATGGCGAACTGGACGCTGAACAACGCCTGAAACTGATCGGGAACGATTCATTCCATATCGATAAGGCCTTCCTGGAAGGGAAAAAGGTATTGTTTCTTGATGATATCAGGATCACGGGCGGACATGAAAAGATGATCATGAAAATGGTGTCTACCTACCAGCTCACCAACGAGATCTGGCTGCTCTATTTCGCCGAACTGGTGAATAAGAATATACACCCCAATATAGAAAACTACCTGAATTATCACCATGTAAAGTCGATATTCCACCTGGAAAGTATTATCCAGGGCGAACGGTTCTTCATCAATACCCGCCTGGTAAAGTACATACTGAACTATGATTATGAATCCTTTTGTATCTTCCTTCAGAATCAATCGGACAAATTCATAACATTATTATATAATATGTCGCTGGGAAATGGTTATCATACCATTGACGCTTACCAGAAAAACATTAATTTTATTCATAATTACTTATTCAACAGTAAACATAAAAGCATACAACATGGCAATTAA
- a CDS encoding HAD family hydrolase has translation MIRYQHYSFDLWLTLIKSNPLFKQERARFFYDHFNRHQVTQEEVNRIFRKVDLMCNAINEKTGGNIDAEEMYLMVISEMNNNDNAFGDVDLPGLYREMEALVMKYLPMVYCSATISTLKQLRERGDTSISLLSNTAFIKGSTLRQVLQQLGLYSFFDFQLYSDETGMSKPNEAVFRLMLENVTALRKTDIIALKQIVHIGDNEKADIYGAGRIGIDTWLINSNNKCISSILN, from the coding sequence ATGATAAGATACCAACATTATTCATTTGATCTCTGGTTAACTTTAATAAAATCGAATCCTTTGTTTAAGCAAGAGAGGGCGCGTTTTTTTTATGATCATTTTAACCGGCATCAGGTGACACAGGAAGAGGTGAACAGGATTTTCCGCAAGGTAGACCTGATGTGTAATGCCATCAATGAAAAAACAGGGGGGAATATAGATGCAGAAGAAATGTACCTGATGGTGATTAGTGAGATGAATAATAACGACAATGCTTTCGGAGATGTGGACCTTCCAGGATTGTATCGCGAAATGGAGGCACTGGTGATGAAATATCTGCCGATGGTATATTGTTCCGCAACTATCAGTACACTGAAACAACTCCGCGAACGCGGGGATACAAGTATCAGTTTGCTGAGCAACACCGCCTTCATCAAAGGCAGTACCTTACGGCAGGTGTTGCAGCAACTGGGGCTGTACAGCTTCTTTGATTTCCAGCTGTATTCTGATGAAACCGGTATGTCGAAGCCTAACGAAGCAGTATTCCGGCTAATGCTGGAAAACGTTACAGCACTGCGAAAAACAGATATCATAGCACTGAAACAAATCGTTCATATAGGTGATAACGAAAAAGCAGATATCTACGGAGCCGGCAGGATCGGGATTGACACATGGCTGATTAACTCCAACAATAAATGTATTTCAAGTATTCTTAACTGA
- a CDS encoding LytTR family DNA-binding domain-containing protein: MLTALIIDDEQKGRLALREKLHLYCPDVELVGEAADGVEGLKLIKKQKPGIVFLDIEMPRMDGFEMMHQVPDKDFHLIFTTAYDQYAIKAIRYAAFDYLLKPVDIEELKRAIERVKKQSQDLTAQKLEILQYNLLSRQPLGKIVIPSLDGLLFFNTEDIIHMEAQSNYTLIHFTNRPPLVASRTLKDFEELLPTDIFFRPHHSYIINLHYVKRYIRGDGGQIEMQNGKYVMVSRSKKDEFLKTFIH, encoded by the coding sequence ATGCTTACAGCGCTTATCATAGATGATGAACAGAAAGGGCGCCTGGCTTTAAGAGAAAAGCTGCACCTCTATTGCCCCGATGTAGAGCTGGTTGGCGAAGCCGCAGACGGCGTTGAAGGGCTTAAACTGATCAAAAAACAGAAACCCGGCATTGTTTTTCTCGATATTGAAATGCCCCGTATGGATGGTTTTGAAATGATGCACCAGGTGCCGGATAAAGATTTTCATCTCATTTTCACCACGGCTTATGACCAGTATGCCATTAAAGCCATCCGGTATGCAGCCTTTGATTACCTGCTGAAACCCGTAGATATTGAAGAGTTGAAACGGGCTATCGAGCGGGTGAAGAAACAATCTCAGGATCTTACAGCGCAAAAGCTGGAAATACTGCAATATAACCTGCTGTCTCGTCAGCCACTGGGAAAAATTGTTATTCCCAGTCTCGATGGGCTGCTGTTCTTCAATACAGAAGATATCATTCACATGGAGGCGCAAAGCAATTATACCCTTATTCATTTCACGAACCGCCCGCCTCTTGTCGCCAGCCGTACACTAAAAGATTTTGAGGAACTGCTACCCACAGATATTTTCTTCCGCCCTCATCATTCTTATATCATCAATCTGCACTATGTCAAACGTTATATTAGGGGAGACGGAGGCCAGATCGAAATGCAAAATGGCAAATATGTTATGGTATCGCGCAGCAAGAAAGACGAGTTCCTGAAAACTTTCATTCACTAA
- a CDS encoding IS4 family transposase: MSKSRFFSGQPIFNQLLSFVPATLIDKAARETNADSYYKQFKAFDHLVTMLFSSFHQCSSLRELVTGLLANEHRLNHLGLKKTPRRSTISDANRNRPVDFFSQLYHLLYQHHYPQHCPDSRTRNRLHDRLFIVDSTTISLFSTVMKGAGVKGLNGRKKGGVKAHVLMRAKDELPCFTVLTEAACSDRKFMQKLPLEPGSIIAMDRAYVNYTVMKDWTQNDITWISRVTKGMKIKVLERKKITSADKKNGILKDWIIRLGNPKTCKKSPVQQARVISIYDKKTQKKVHLLTNNQTYACSTIRRLYKQRWDIELLFKRIKQTSQLSNFLGDNENAISIQVWCALIKDLLIKIVKDQLKQLGCRMWSFSNLAGFLRLHLSTYILLIKFLTEPEKALLCNNKDADFIQLKLFSP; encoded by the coding sequence ATGAGCAAAAGTAGATTTTTTTCCGGACAGCCGATTTTTAATCAGTTACTTTCTTTTGTGCCCGCCACTTTAATCGATAAAGCGGCCAGGGAGACTAATGCAGACAGCTATTACAAGCAATTTAAGGCCTTTGACCATTTGGTAACCATGCTATTCAGCAGCTTTCATCAGTGTAGTTCTCTTAGAGAGCTAGTTACCGGGCTATTGGCTAATGAGCATCGGCTTAATCATCTAGGCCTTAAAAAAACACCTCGCCGTAGTACTATTTCAGATGCCAACAGGAACCGCCCTGTAGATTTTTTCAGCCAACTCTATCATTTACTATACCAACACCATTATCCACAACATTGCCCGGACAGCCGAACAAGAAACAGGTTGCATGATAGATTATTTATAGTGGATTCAACAACAATTAGTCTGTTTTCAACTGTGATGAAGGGTGCGGGTGTAAAAGGGTTAAATGGCAGGAAAAAAGGAGGTGTTAAAGCTCATGTGCTGATGCGAGCCAAAGATGAGTTACCCTGCTTTACTGTACTGACAGAGGCCGCTTGTAGTGACAGGAAATTTATGCAGAAGCTGCCCCTGGAGCCAGGCTCCATAATTGCCATGGATCGAGCTTATGTAAATTACACGGTAATGAAAGACTGGACCCAAAATGATATTACCTGGATCTCCAGGGTTACTAAAGGGATGAAAATAAAGGTACTTGAGCGCAAAAAAATAACATCGGCTGATAAAAAGAATGGAATTTTAAAAGACTGGATCATCCGACTTGGCAACCCAAAGACCTGTAAAAAAAGTCCGGTGCAGCAGGCCAGAGTCATTAGTATTTATGATAAAAAGACCCAAAAGAAGGTGCACTTACTCACTAACAATCAGACCTACGCTTGTTCTACCATTAGGAGATTGTACAAACAGAGATGGGATATAGAACTGCTATTCAAAAGAATTAAGCAGACCTCTCAATTAAGTAATTTTCTGGGAGACAATGAGAATGCCATTAGTATACAGGTATGGTGCGCTTTAATAAAAGATCTGCTTATAAAGATTGTGAAAGATCAATTAAAGCAACTGGGCTGCAGAATGTGGTCGTTTAGCAACCTGGCAGGTTTTCTAAGACTCCACCTCTCCACATACATTCTCCTAATTAAATTTCTAACCGAACCGGAGAAAGCACTTCTTTGTAATAATAAAGATGCAGACTTTATACAACTGAAATTATTCTCTCCTTAG
- a CDS encoding two-component regulator propeller domain-containing protein produces the protein MFSIRRYSLLLTVLLNCQLTLAQSKELYFENYTSQDGLSQNSCFAIAQDANGFMWFGTQDGLNRYDGKQFRIFLPQYTAGKKLPSNYISSLFFDSYKNILWVGTLLGACIFHPRKDSLLKISELFPYAALLENIPVKSINSFRENEYWIITYNKGLLQLNTRAGTIRSFFDDGNNREKVNSIALHQGRIITAVSQQLFYLSAADTGYRAVPLRLSRAFPEIKALYSWHDVLWIGTLAGGCFYTADTIDAGNTIHVHPFKAATDGIGCFAADAAGRLWIGTRGKGIMRFDAQTKSIQTAVHNRYDNRSPEKDFVLSLFRDRQGIMWCGLSGGGIAKYDPLKYQFATISNDPLNAASLPDNMVFTLYKSQDGHYYVGTQNKGLVAWDTATNQFHTYPAFSHFSAAGNTVYSITEDDRHNLWIASWDGLIQLNTASKKLAFYKAKHLLPTNKLYTVYKLQDADSLFIAGENGAVFFSLKDRQWKTCADNLLQVNAYAGRYCYEDAAHLLWICTEGGGLVTCNYHSGRFATVAAVKKHATYVRYLLKDGPLFWLATDNGIVVYDAKNDSVIKHILINTSDASDVCYAIQKDRNGFFWASTNNGLYKIDPHNYNVQNYDLGSGLSFLEYNTACTLAEPDGTLLFGGVGGITKFDPSLLKENGFSPAPQLTALQVNGVARSAEKALCLHHQENFITIQFAVNNFSNSHKNRFGYRLQGLNDNWVQTGNNTASYSGLPPGDYKFQLRSANSDGKWSSDMVTLHIRIYPPWWQSWWFRTGALLVIGGIVFMVVRKRIAGIRYEAVLQRKIAETEMMALRAQMNPHFIFNCINSIDALIHSNDKYAATIYLNKFAMLLRNILDSSRQNTVTLTKDLETLQLYIDLEQLRYENKFTAAINTDELLSQEDYKVPPLIVQPYVENAILHGLKNRPDNNGQLTITVSRNQEYIQYLIEDNGVGREALKNGFRQQNPSYGMQMSSDRVRFFNNETHASVVVTDLQQNGQAAGTKIQVLLKIQ, from the coding sequence TTGTTTTCCATACGCCGATATAGCCTGCTATTGACAGTGTTATTGAATTGTCAGCTAACCCTGGCTCAATCAAAAGAGTTGTATTTTGAAAACTACACATCCCAGGACGGGCTTTCACAAAACAGCTGTTTTGCCATTGCGCAGGATGCGAACGGCTTCATGTGGTTCGGTACCCAGGATGGTCTGAATCGTTATGATGGTAAACAGTTCAGGATATTCCTTCCGCAATACACTGCCGGAAAAAAACTGCCGTCTAACTATATTTCTTCTTTGTTCTTCGATTCTTATAAAAATATATTATGGGTAGGTACGCTGTTGGGAGCCTGCATTTTTCATCCCCGAAAAGATTCATTACTGAAGATAAGCGAACTCTTTCCTTATGCCGCCCTGCTGGAAAACATACCGGTAAAGAGCATCAACAGCTTCCGCGAAAATGAATACTGGATTATCACCTATAACAAAGGCCTGCTGCAACTGAACACAAGAGCAGGCACAATCCGTTCTTTTTTTGACGACGGGAATAACCGTGAAAAAGTGAACAGTATCGCGTTGCATCAGGGCCGTATAATAACTGCCGTATCACAACAGCTGTTTTATCTGAGTGCTGCAGATACCGGCTACCGGGCAGTGCCACTCCGATTGTCCCGTGCTTTCCCGGAAATAAAAGCTTTGTACTCCTGGCATGATGTGCTATGGATAGGCACCCTGGCGGGTGGTTGTTTTTATACTGCAGATACCATTGACGCAGGCAATACTATACACGTACATCCCTTTAAGGCTGCGACGGATGGCATCGGCTGTTTTGCCGCAGATGCTGCCGGCCGGTTGTGGATAGGAACCAGGGGCAAAGGAATTATGCGGTTTGACGCGCAAACGAAAAGTATACAAACTGCAGTGCACAACCGCTATGACAATCGCAGTCCTGAAAAGGATTTTGTATTATCACTGTTTCGCGACCGGCAGGGCATTATGTGGTGCGGCCTTAGTGGCGGTGGTATTGCCAAATACGATCCGCTGAAATACCAGTTTGCCACCATCAGCAACGACCCGTTAAATGCTGCCTCCCTGCCAGACAATATGGTATTTACCCTTTATAAAAGCCAGGATGGTCATTATTATGTTGGCACCCAGAACAAAGGCCTGGTGGCCTGGGATACGGCCACTAACCAGTTTCACACGTATCCTGCATTCTCCCATTTCAGCGCTGCCGGCAACACAGTATATAGTATTACGGAAGACGACCGGCATAACCTCTGGATAGCAAGCTGGGATGGGTTGATACAGCTGAATACGGCCAGCAAAAAATTAGCCTTTTACAAGGCTAAACACCTGCTCCCCACCAACAAGCTGTATACCGTGTATAAACTGCAGGATGCTGACAGCCTTTTTATTGCCGGTGAGAATGGCGCTGTGTTCTTTTCTCTGAAAGACCGGCAGTGGAAAACTTGCGCAGACAACCTGCTGCAGGTAAATGCCTATGCAGGAAGATATTGTTATGAGGATGCCGCCCACCTCTTGTGGATTTGCACAGAAGGTGGTGGGTTGGTTACCTGCAATTACCACAGTGGGCGGTTCGCAACCGTTGCTGCTGTAAAAAAGCATGCCACCTATGTACGTTACCTGTTAAAGGACGGGCCTTTGTTCTGGCTGGCCACGGACAATGGCATTGTTGTGTACGATGCTAAAAATGACAGTGTAATAAAGCATATCCTGATCAATACCTCCGATGCGTCTGATGTTTGTTATGCGATACAGAAAGATAGGAATGGTTTTTTCTGGGCCAGCACCAATAACGGATTGTATAAGATTGATCCGCATAATTACAACGTGCAGAATTATGACCTGGGCAGCGGTCTTTCTTTTTTGGAATATAATACTGCGTGTACGCTGGCTGAGCCGGATGGTACACTATTGTTTGGCGGTGTAGGGGGAATTACGAAATTTGATCCGTCTTTACTTAAAGAAAATGGGTTCAGTCCTGCCCCGCAACTCACCGCCTTACAGGTAAATGGCGTTGCCAGGTCTGCAGAAAAAGCATTGTGCCTTCATCATCAGGAAAATTTCATCACCATACAATTTGCGGTTAATAATTTTTCCAATTCCCACAAAAACAGGTTTGGCTACAGGCTACAGGGTCTTAACGATAACTGGGTGCAAACGGGCAACAACACGGCCAGTTACAGCGGACTGCCGCCGGGTGATTACAAGTTCCAGTTACGTTCTGCCAATAGTGATGGTAAGTGGAGCTCGGATATGGTTACGCTGCATATCCGTATCTATCCCCCCTGGTGGCAGTCGTGGTGGTTTCGTACAGGAGCATTGCTCGTTATAGGAGGGATTGTTTTCATGGTTGTACGCAAAAGAATTGCGGGCATCCGCTATGAAGCGGTTTTACAGAGAAAGATCGCCGAAACAGAAATGATGGCGCTGCGTGCACAGATGAACCCGCATTTTATTTTTAATTGCATCAACAGCATTGACGCCCTGATACATAGCAACGACAAATACGCTGCCACAATATATCTGAACAAATTTGCCATGCTGCTCCGTAATATTCTCGACAGCTCCAGACAAAATACTGTGACGCTGACCAAAGACCTTGAAACATTGCAACTGTATATTGATCTGGAACAACTTCGCTATGAAAATAAATTTACAGCAGCCATTAATACAGATGAATTATTGTCACAGGAAGACTATAAAGTACCACCGTTGATTGTTCAGCCTTACGTGGAGAACGCTATTCTGCATGGGCTTAAAAATCGACCAGACAATAATGGACAGCTTACTATTACGGTTTCCAGGAATCAGGAGTATATTCAATACCTGATTGAAGACAATGGTGTAGGTCGGGAAGCTTTGAAAAACGGCTTTCGACAACAAAATCCTTCCTATGGAATGCAAATGAGTAGCGACCGGGTGCGGTTCTTTAATAACGAAACCCATGCTTCGGTAGTGGTTACCGACCTGCAGCAGAATGGACAGGCTGCAGGCACAAAAATACAAGTACTATTAAAAATACAATAA
- a CDS encoding kelch repeat-containing protein: MRAPTGKWTAVICILLIALASACKKGNDQQSPPLSTAKIEYSGTTTLSEARSDMVAAAAGGKILFAGGRLYRGFSSMVDIYDVSQNTWATTRLSQARADLCAAAGENKIIIAGGYADAGATAVFDIYDVVAGTWSTGLLSQARFRLAAAVAGGKMLIGGGTTNTALSDRVDIYDINANKWLSPGNLSVARCNLSAAAYGNKIIFAGGKTISGKTDAVDIYDVSTGLWTTAHLSEARSDLTAAGVAGKIFFAGGEISSNKFSRKIDVYDVATGAWSTMDLQEGKIGLSAAALGNQLLLAGGTSVTGTILNTVEIFNIPVDTRRGLTLTEARTNTATAAWGEKLLVGGGIGKMTGYTKAVDVFTLSK, translated from the coding sequence ATGAGAGCCCCAACAGGTAAATGGACCGCAGTCATTTGTATATTGCTGATAGCGCTTGCATCAGCCTGCAAAAAAGGGAATGATCAGCAGTCCCCTCCACTCAGTACAGCAAAAATCGAATATAGCGGCACCACAACTTTGTCGGAAGCAAGGTCAGACATGGTGGCGGCCGCTGCTGGCGGGAAGATTCTTTTTGCTGGCGGAAGACTCTATAGAGGTTTTTCAAGCATGGTGGATATCTATGATGTATCTCAAAACACCTGGGCTACAACCCGGTTAAGCCAGGCCCGCGCCGATCTTTGTGCAGCAGCGGGGGAAAATAAAATCATCATCGCCGGCGGGTACGCCGATGCAGGAGCAACAGCTGTTTTCGACATATACGATGTTGTGGCAGGCACCTGGTCAACGGGCCTGCTGAGCCAGGCCAGATTTCGTTTGGCGGCTGCTGTTGCCGGGGGAAAGATGCTCATTGGCGGAGGAACTACCAATACGGCCCTTTCGGACAGGGTGGATATTTATGATATCAATGCTAACAAATGGCTAAGTCCCGGAAACCTCAGTGTGGCAAGATGCAACCTAAGCGCCGCTGCTTATGGCAATAAAATCATATTTGCAGGAGGCAAAACCATTAGCGGAAAAACTGATGCTGTTGATATATACGACGTCTCTACCGGGTTGTGGACCACCGCTCATCTCAGTGAGGCCAGGTCAGATCTTACCGCTGCCGGTGTGGCAGGCAAAATTTTCTTTGCTGGCGGAGAGATCTCCAGTAACAAATTTTCCAGAAAAATAGATGTTTATGATGTTGCTACCGGTGCATGGTCAACGATGGACCTTCAGGAGGGAAAAATAGGGCTCTCCGCTGCCGCGCTGGGTAATCAGCTTCTTTTGGCAGGTGGAACTTCAGTCACAGGGACCATATTGAATACCGTAGAGATATTCAATATTCCGGTGGATACCAGAAGGGGATTAACACTCACCGAGGCCAGGACTAATACTGCTACAGCAGCCTGGGGAGAGAAGCTATTGGTTGGCGGAGGAATTGGGAAAATGACGGGATATACCAAAGCGGTGGATGTATTCACCTTAAGCAAATAA
- a CDS encoding TonB-dependent receptor, whose protein sequence is MKSFFSLLLFTVFYSNTFAQAVLTGTVNNQIHEPIPLALIQLQRSSPAWQQTMQTDSSGRFSFTGLAPGEYQLRVAFTGYQTISLSTPISRDTVIRLIMQPLNAKLNEVTVTSVKAAISNNPDKLVYNVASSITATGSDALTALSQVPGIRISDNEIGIAGKGAVKVMVNGRLLQLTGIDLLRYLKSMAANQVSKIELIKNPGAAYDAEGNAGLINITTKQNRKQGLSGNVQASGKQWLHNPPVVYGKSNYEAVDLSATVDYNNNRWSVYGGINLDQDHHLEGFRTDIRYPHQWWTQSDTGVYTYHNINLTAGADYQLSSKASIGINYQGSKNKYEGSDHVNNPVYNNSGQLDSLMKTFATYYPIAQSHALNLHSTVNFDTSGRRLLLNADYFNYYRTDKSDFESNTYLPNDPHPSGTTRYFDHTRQLINIYTFKADVEYPTAFAKWMFGTKLSFIDNKSNAFYYNKVNGELVFNTDLSNEFDYKENTQALYASMNKESGAWKYEAGLRGELTQTNGYSYTLNQHTPQHYFRLFPSLAVSWQANKSNSLSLTFGRRINRPSFWNLNPYKSLYTSYSYGEGNPFLQPEYNTNAELSHNWKGILTSALFLNITDDGFNSVTIARADTNLVYTKPFNFIKTYRYGFSENIALPFFSWLDNNNQVSVYYTDARSSLTEVDGIKGWGLYLATNNNIWFNKNKTLGGAVNFWYQFPEINHIGRTDASYKLDLGLKASVLQKKMDISLTMSDLFLSSAINVSSIVMGMPQKVTNFQLNRYLMLSLSYRFGGERKARSNDTGNEEEKGRLH, encoded by the coding sequence TTGAAATCGTTTTTTTCTTTACTCCTGTTTACGGTCTTTTACAGCAACACTTTTGCACAGGCTGTACTTACAGGAACAGTGAACAATCAGATCCACGAGCCCATCCCATTAGCCCTTATCCAACTGCAACGTAGCTCGCCTGCATGGCAACAGACTATGCAGACAGACAGTTCGGGGCGCTTTAGTTTCACAGGCCTTGCACCTGGTGAATACCAGCTAAGGGTGGCATTTACCGGTTATCAGACTATATCGCTGTCCACTCCGATTAGCCGCGATACAGTGATCCGGCTCATCATGCAACCGTTGAATGCCAAACTGAACGAAGTAACAGTAACTTCCGTCAAAGCGGCCATCAGCAATAACCCTGACAAGCTGGTGTACAATGTAGCCTCCAGCATCACCGCTACAGGAAGCGATGCGCTCACTGCGCTGAGCCAGGTACCCGGCATCAGGATAAGCGATAATGAGATCGGCATCGCAGGCAAAGGCGCAGTTAAAGTAATGGTCAACGGCCGCCTGCTGCAGCTTACCGGTATCGACCTCCTGCGCTACCTGAAATCCATGGCTGCGAATCAGGTATCAAAAATTGAGCTGATCAAAAATCCTGGCGCTGCTTACGATGCAGAAGGTAATGCAGGGCTGATCAACATCACCACCAAACAAAACAGGAAACAGGGGCTCTCTGGTAATGTACAGGCCAGTGGCAAACAGTGGCTGCACAACCCGCCGGTAGTGTACGGCAAAAGCAACTACGAAGCGGTAGACCTGAGCGCTACGGTAGATTATAACAACAACCGCTGGTCTGTTTACGGCGGCATCAACCTGGATCAGGACCACCATCTGGAAGGATTCCGAACTGATATTCGTTACCCTCACCAATGGTGGACGCAAAGCGATACCGGTGTATACACTTACCACAACATCAATCTCACGGCAGGGGCCGACTATCAGCTCAGCTCTAAAGCCAGCATCGGTATTAACTACCAGGGTAGCAAAAATAAGTACGAGGGTTCCGATCATGTAAACAACCCAGTTTATAACAACAGCGGGCAGCTGGATTCCCTGATGAAAACTTTTGCTACCTACTACCCCATTGCCCAGAGCCATGCGCTAAACCTGCATTCTACGGTGAACTTCGACACCTCCGGCAGGCGGTTGCTGTTGAATGCCGATTACTTCAACTATTACCGGACCGATAAATCGGATTTCGAAAGCAACACCTATCTTCCCAACGATCCGCATCCTTCGGGCACCACGCGATATTTCGATCATACCCGTCAGCTGATCAACATCTATACTTTCAAAGCAGATGTAGAATATCCTACTGCTTTTGCAAAATGGATGTTCGGAACCAAGCTCAGTTTCATCGACAACAAAAGCAACGCATTCTATTACAACAAAGTGAATGGCGAGCTCGTCTTTAATACTGATCTGAGCAACGAGTTTGATTATAAAGAAAACACACAGGCGCTGTATGCCAGTATGAACAAGGAATCCGGCGCATGGAAGTACGAAGCCGGCCTGAGAGGAGAACTCACGCAAACTAACGGCTACTCCTACACGCTGAACCAGCATACGCCACAGCACTACTTCCGCCTTTTCCCGTCGCTGGCTGTTTCCTGGCAGGCGAATAAAAGCAACAGTCTTTCGCTTACCTTCGGCAGAAGAATCAACCGGCCTTCGTTCTGGAACCTGAACCCGTACAAATCGCTGTACACCAGCTACAGCTACGGCGAAGGAAATCCGTTTCTGCAGCCTGAATACAACACCAACGCCGAATTATCGCACAACTGGAAAGGCATACTAACCTCGGCGCTGTTTTTGAATATCACCGACGATGGATTCAATTCTGTGACCATTGCACGTGCAGATACCAATCTCGTATATACGAAACCGTTCAACTTCATTAAGACTTATCGCTATGGTTTCTCGGAGAATATTGCACTGCCATTTTTCAGCTGGCTTGATAACAATAACCAGGTAAGTGTATACTATACTGATGCAAGGTCATCGCTCACGGAAGTAGATGGCATCAAAGGCTGGGGCCTTTACCTGGCCACCAATAACAACATCTGGTTCAATAAAAACAAGACCCTGGGCGGCGCTGTGAATTTCTGGTACCAGTTCCCGGAGATCAATCATATCGGCCGCACGGATGCCAGTTATAAACTCGACCTCGGCCTGAAAGCCAGCGTGCTGCAAAAGAAAATGGACATCTCCCTGACGATGAGCGATCTGTTCCTGAGCAGCGCCATCAATGTATCGTCCATTGTAATGGGCATGCCGCAGAAAGTAACCAACTTCCAGCTGAACAGGTACCTGATGCTAAGCCTCAGCTACCGCTTCGGCGGCGAACGGAAAGCACGGAGCAACGATACGGGTAACGAGGAAGAGAAAGGACGCCTGCACTGA
- a CDS encoding TerD family protein, producing the protein MAINLQKGQRQAINAPKFTIGLGWDANASSTGTAFDLDASIFIMGDNKKILSDQHFVFYNNLVSPDGAVEHTGDNLTGDGAGDDEQIKIDLSKIDGRVAELCVVVTIHEAEARRQNFGQVRNSYIRVFDAVTNEVILKYELEEDFSIETAVEFGRIYRRNDEWKFEAVGVGMKGGLQDYLNKYN; encoded by the coding sequence ATGGCAATTAACTTGCAAAAGGGACAGCGGCAGGCGATTAATGCGCCTAAATTTACTATCGGATTGGGGTGGGACGCCAATGCTTCTTCAACCGGGACTGCTTTCGACCTGGATGCTTCCATTTTTATAATGGGCGACAACAAAAAAATACTGTCAGATCAGCATTTTGTTTTTTACAATAACCTTGTTTCTCCTGATGGCGCGGTAGAGCATACCGGTGATAACCTTACGGGTGATGGTGCGGGAGATGACGAACAGATAAAGATCGACCTGTCTAAAATCGATGGCAGAGTTGCCGAATTATGTGTAGTAGTTACCATTCACGAAGCGGAAGCCAGAAGGCAGAACTTCGGCCAGGTAAGGAATTCCTATATACGTGTATTCGATGCCGTTACTAACGAGGTGATCCTGAAATATGAACTGGAAGAAGATTTTTCCATTGAAACAGCTGTGGAATTCGGCAGGATCTACCGGCGTAACGACGAATGGAAATTTGAGGCCGTAGGCGTTGGCATGAAAGGTGGTCTGCAGGACTATCTGAATAAATATAACTAA